A genomic region of Neisseria cinerea contains the following coding sequences:
- a CDS encoding TonB-dependent hemoglobin/transferrin/lactoferrin family receptor, translating into MSFPFKPVLLAAIISQTFPAFAADPAPQAHQSLNEIKVIGGRKVQKLGEEKIHRQALDKQMVSDESDLVRYDPGISVVEGGRSGSNGFTIRGVDKDRVAINVDGLAQAESRSSEAFQELFGAYGNFNANRNTSEPENFSEVTLTKGADSLKSGSGALGGAVNYKTKSASDYVSEEKPYHLGIKGGYIGRNSQKFSSITAAGTWLGLDALMVYTRRFGKETKNNSDAADTIITDNKQSWSPNAGSTNYGSRGIARSKPDPQNWENISTLFKLGYNFNDQNRIGWIYEDSRTDRTTTELSNMWAANWKGEALGDTRSRQDISYRKRIGFEYKNQLEKGPWDSLNLRYDRQTIDMSTWTWDLPTDYNRSGVNSDVYHMFRNIRQKNTQFGADAEKQIDFSKLVWAMQYGLGGSQNDNGNRDHSYWVRLYDPKYQTSNNQELTMLVESSSKNRFAYWNNTFQFGDSSQYRLNAGVRYDRSSSKAKDNPNYSTAIRSQLPHLGSSRTHSGFSYGLGLDWKFTPRLNLLAKYSTGFRAPTSDETWLLFPHPDFYLKANPNLKAETAKNFELGLAGSGKAGNFKFSGFQTRYRNFIELTYMGVSSDNPNSPNYAPISDGTALVSSPVWQNQNRSSAWVKGLEFNGTWNLDSIGLPQGTHAGVNVSYIKGKAKQNNGQETPINALSPWSAVYNLGYDAPSKRWGLNAYLTHTAAKKPSDTVHSSDDLNNPWPFAKHSKAYTLFDLAAYLNIGKQVTLRAAAYNITNKQYYTWESLRSIREFGTVNRVDNKTHAGIQRFTSPGRSYNLTLEAKF; encoded by the coding sequence ATGTCCTTCCCCTTCAAACCCGTACTGCTGGCAGCCATTATCAGCCAAACTTTCCCTGCCTTCGCTGCCGACCCCGCACCACAAGCACATCAAAGCTTGAATGAAATCAAAGTCATCGGCGGCCGCAAAGTCCAGAAACTCGGCGAAGAGAAAATCCACCGTCAGGCATTGGACAAACAGATGGTATCCGACGAAAGCGACTTGGTGCGCTACGATCCGGGCATCAGCGTCGTCGAAGGCGGGCGCTCCGGTTCCAACGGTTTTACCATACGCGGTGTCGACAAAGACCGCGTCGCCATCAATGTGGACGGACTGGCACAAGCAGAAAGCAGGTCGTCTGAAGCATTCCAAGAGTTGTTCGGTGCATACGGCAACTTCAATGCAAACCGCAACACTTCCGAACCTGAAAATTTCTCGGAAGTAACCCTCACCAAAGGTGCGGACTCGCTCAAATCCGGCAGCGGTGCATTGGGCGGTGCCGTCAACTATAAAACCAAATCTGCAAGCGACTATGTTTCCGAAGAAAAGCCCTACCATTTGGGCATTAAAGGCGGCTATATCGGACGCAACAGCCAGAAATTCAGCAGCATAACCGCCGCAGGAACTTGGCTGGGTCTGGATGCATTGATGGTTTATACCCGCCGTTTCGGTAAAGAAACCAAAAACAACAGCGACGCTGCCGATACCATCATCACCGACAACAAACAAAGCTGGAGTCCGAATGCCGGCAGTACCAACTACGGCAGCCGCGGCATAGCGCGCAGCAAACCTGACCCTCAAAATTGGGAAAACATAAGCACCCTGTTCAAGCTGGGTTACAACTTCAACGATCAAAACCGTATCGGCTGGATTTACGAAGATTCACGCACCGACCGCACGACGACCGAATTATCTAATATGTGGGCGGCAAACTGGAAAGGCGAGGCATTGGGCGATACCCGTTCCCGTCAAGATATTTCCTACCGCAAACGCATCGGTTTTGAATATAAAAACCAACTTGAAAAAGGACCATGGGACAGCCTCAACCTGCGTTACGACCGTCAAACCATCGACATGAGCACTTGGACCTGGGATTTGCCGACGGATTATAATCGCAGCGGTGTGAACAGCGACGTGTACCATATGTTCCGCAACATCCGTCAAAAAAATACCCAATTCGGTGCCGATGCCGAAAAACAAATCGACTTTTCCAAATTAGTATGGGCAATGCAATACGGATTGGGTGGTTCCCAAAACGACAACGGCAATAGAGATCATAGCTATTGGGTACGCCTATACGACCCGAAATATCAAACGTCCAACAACCAAGAATTGACTATGCTGGTCGAAAGCTCGTCTAAAAACCGTTTTGCCTACTGGAACAACACCTTCCAATTCGGCGACAGCAGCCAATACCGCCTCAATGCCGGGGTTCGTTACGATAGGAGTAGCAGCAAAGCCAAGGACAACCCTAACTACTCCACCGCTATTCGCAGCCAACTTCCCCATCTTGGCAGCTCCCGTACACACAGCGGTTTCAGCTACGGCTTAGGACTAGACTGGAAATTCACGCCGCGTCTGAATCTTCTGGCGAAATACAGTACAGGCTTCCGCGCGCCGACTTCGGATGAAACCTGGCTCTTGTTCCCGCATCCTGACTTCTACCTTAAAGCCAACCCCAACCTGAAGGCAGAAACCGCCAAAAACTTTGAGCTGGGACTTGCCGGCAGCGGCAAAGCAGGAAACTTTAAATTCTCCGGTTTCCAAACCCGCTACCGTAATTTTATCGAACTGACCTACATGGGCGTATCTTCCGATAATCCCAACAGCCCCAACTACGCTCCAATTTCCGACGGTACTGCATTGGTCAGCTCGCCCGTCTGGCAAAACCAAAACCGCTCCTCGGCATGGGTGAAAGGTTTGGAATTTAACGGCACATGGAATCTCGACAGCATCGGTTTGCCGCAAGGCACGCACGCTGGTGTCAACGTCAGCTACATCAAAGGCAAGGCCAAGCAGAACAACGGACAAGAAACCCCTATTAATGCCCTTTCTCCGTGGTCTGCCGTTTACAATCTGGGCTACGACGCTCCTTCCAAACGCTGGGGCCTCAATGCGTACCTGACACACACCGCAGCTAAAAAACCGTCTGACACCGTCCACAGCAGCGATGATTTGAACAACCCGTGGCCGTTTGCCAAGCACAGCAAAGCCTATACACTTTTCGACCTTGCCGCCTACCTCAACATCGGCAAACAGGTTACGCTCCGCGCTGCCGCGTACAACATTACCAACAAGCAGTACTACACTTGGGAATCGCTGCGCAGCATCCGAGAATTCGGTACAGTTAACCGCGTCGACAACAAAACCCATGCCGGTATACAACGTTTTACTTCTCCAGGCAGAAGTTACAATCTGACTTTAGAAGCAAAATTCTAA
- a CDS encoding Slam-dependent surface lipoprotein — translation MKINISAISAATSLILTACAGGGASEPKVPVSIPTAQPIANIKLSDESSAIKTINTLSGKGGSLHEAELEVKTSWGSYTDKQYVYQTPSGNYYNISSYSDPIIPSYSSPSYVVRTRHEGQPLSEGGKLFVCCSSSGQFTDAPATKQDHLKFGAWINADGTADLFVGGKPVGTAKPSYYTPSDSTVAKGKTTYEVWAVRVRNGNFVTSTYEPKNPYKSSEKTAPKLSLLTANFNTNKLGGTILGNADYGPDVVMKDVGINGVDFSGTAESDGKNGKVEGKFFGQFDGDKTEVNIGGKVTFDADKSLDTVFGGVKNDDDRNTTDTSLTPVSK, via the coding sequence ATGAAAATCAACATATCCGCAATTTCTGCGGCCACCTCTCTGATTCTGACTGCCTGTGCAGGAGGAGGTGCATCCGAGCCGAAAGTTCCTGTTTCCATACCAACGGCGCAGCCCATCGCTAATATCAAGTTGAGCGATGAAAGCAGTGCAATAAAAACCATCAACACCCTTTCCGGAAAAGGCGGCAGCTTGCATGAAGCAGAACTCGAAGTGAAAACATCATGGGGCAGCTATACCGATAAACAATATGTCTACCAAACCCCTTCCGGCAACTATTACAACATCAGCTCATATTCCGACCCGATTATCCCTTCCTACTCAAGCCCATCCTATGTAGTCCGTACCCGCCACGAAGGTCAGCCTTTATCCGAAGGCGGCAAGCTGTTTGTCTGCTGCAGCAGTTCCGGACAATTTACTGATGCCCCAGCAACCAAACAGGACCACCTCAAATTCGGCGCATGGATAAATGCAGACGGCACGGCAGACCTGTTTGTCGGCGGCAAACCCGTCGGAACGGCGAAACCGTCTTATTACACTCCGTCTGACAGTACTGTGGCAAAAGGCAAGACTACATACGAAGTTTGGGCAGTACGCGTACGCAACGGCAATTTCGTTACCTCTACCTACGAGCCCAAAAACCCCTATAAGTCGTCTGAAAAGACCGCTCCCAAGCTTTCACTGCTGACAGCCAATTTCAACACCAACAAACTTGGCGGCACGATTTTGGGTAATGCGGATTACGGTCCGGACGTCGTAATGAAAGATGTAGGCATCAACGGCGTTGATTTCTCAGGCACTGCCGAATCAGACGGTAAAAACGGAAAAGTCGAAGGAAAATTCTTCGGTCAATTTGACGGCGATAAAACAGAAGTCAACATAGGCGGCAAAGTAACCTTCGATGCCGATAAATCGTTGGATACCGTATTCGGCGGCGTGAAGAATGATGACGACCGCAATACGACGGATACAAGTTTGACACCTGTCAGCAAGTAA
- a CDS encoding surface lipoprotein assembly modifier has product MLRIKQKMFLASLCCLLHSVVLAELPKGGIRRDAPSQDAAVQVQQKQWLDILSGEERSSEKDENVAKPNVIGDEFLAANPRILESALIQALNGNSADLVFSLAALYRKQPNHNPKLIARADALLAKLKGRTSEAVERYRTLYESDVSDDRILLDLAAAEFQDYRLSEAAAHFHHVAQRDIPAPVLENVKRFQEAVKQQTEWKWSGGISPVHNNNANNAAPRYCIETRGQTACSVTLPVSANGLNYELNTEKLTPLYGHHAVKFRANLNGTSYFFDRKSAYDDAFGRAYLGWQRKDGKQTVSVLPFYQAQLAGSSEFDGKKENNRRAVPYMLAHGVGIQASYTVRFGRDMQFYSSLERYRRYHRENARAERNDGWQDSLYVSLARRFGNSATVFGGWQFARFVPERGIVRGAVNNAAYNRNSVNVGWVRQWQELGGLNSRIAVSYARRNYKGMAAFATEAQRNREWNVSFGLSHDRLSYKGIVPTLTYSFGKTSSNMRYAERRNSQILFGADWRF; this is encoded by the coding sequence ATGTTAAGAATAAAACAAAAAATGTTTTTGGCATCTTTATGTTGCCTGTTGCATTCCGTAGTTTTGGCTGAATTGCCCAAAGGCGGTATCCGGCGGGATGCGCCTTCTCAGGATGCTGCCGTACAGGTGCAGCAAAAACAATGGCTGGATATTTTGTCTGGAGAAGAAAGGTCGTCTGAAAAGGATGAAAATGTTGCTAAACCGAATGTAATCGGAGATGAGTTTTTAGCGGCAAACCCGCGTATTCTTGAGAGCGCGCTAATTCAAGCGCTTAACGGCAATAGCGCGGATTTGGTTTTTTCGCTTGCCGCCCTTTACCGCAAACAGCCCAACCATAATCCAAAGCTGATTGCACGTGCTGATGCTTTGCTGGCAAAGTTGAAAGGACGGACTTCCGAAGCGGTCGAGCGTTATCGTACCCTTTATGAATCCGACGTTTCAGACGACCGCATATTGTTGGATTTGGCGGCGGCAGAGTTTCAGGATTATCGTTTGAGCGAGGCGGCGGCGCATTTCCATCATGTCGCACAACGCGATATACCCGCCCCCGTTTTGGAAAACGTCAAACGTTTTCAAGAAGCCGTCAAGCAGCAGACAGAATGGAAATGGTCCGGCGGAATCAGCCCCGTACATAACAACAATGCCAACAACGCTGCTCCGCGTTACTGCATCGAAACAAGGGGGCAAACCGCATGCAGTGTTACCTTACCTGTCAGTGCCAACGGCTTGAATTACGAATTGAACACCGAAAAACTCACCCCATTGTATGGGCATCACGCCGTCAAATTCCGCGCCAACCTCAACGGCACAAGCTATTTTTTCGACCGGAAATCGGCTTATGACGATGCGTTCGGCAGGGCTTATTTGGGCTGGCAGCGCAAGGATGGCAAACAAACCGTCAGCGTTTTACCGTTTTATCAGGCACAGTTGGCGGGCAGCAGCGAATTTGACGGCAAAAAAGAAAACAACCGCCGCGCCGTGCCTTATATGCTGGCACACGGGGTCGGCATTCAGGCTTCATATACGGTCAGGTTCGGACGGGATATGCAGTTTTACAGTTCGTTGGAACGATATCGGCGGTACCATAGGGAGAATGCCCGTGCGGAACGTAATGATGGTTGGCAGGACAGTCTGTATGTGTCGTTGGCGCGGCGTTTCGGAAATTCGGCAACTGTGTTTGGCGGCTGGCAGTTTGCACGGTTTGTTCCGGAACGCGGAATAGTGCGTGGCGCGGTTAACAATGCGGCGTACAACCGTAACAGTGTCAATGTGGGCTGGGTACGGCAATGGCAGGAATTGGGTGGTTTGAACAGTCGGATTGCCGTGTCTTATGCCCGCCGCAATTATAAGGGTATGGCCGCATTCGCTACTGAGGCGCAGCGTAACCGTGAATGGAACGTATCGTTTGGATTGAGTCACGACCGTTTGTCCTACAAGGGTATTGTACCGACGCTAACGTACAGTTTCGGTAAAACGAGCAGCAATATGCGGTATGCGGAACGCCGGAATAGCCAGATATTGTTCGGGGCGGATTGGCGGTTTTAA
- the mnmE gene encoding tRNA uridine-5-carboxymethylaminomethyl(34) synthesis GTPase MnmE gives MSDNDSTIAAVATAPGRGGVGVVRVSGKNLLPMAQALCGKTPLPRVATYADFKDVNGEAIDNGLLLFFAAPASFTGEDVIELQGHGGPVVMEMLLNRCLELGARLAEPGEFTKRAFLNDKLDLAQAEGVADLIDASSRTAARLALRSLKGDFSRRIHGLVDDLVTLRMLVEATLDFPEEDIDFLEAADARGKLEGLRRSVDEVLANARQGAILREGMNVVLVGAPNVGKSSLLNALAGDEVAIVTDIAGTTRDAVRERILIDGVPVHIVDTAGLRETDDVVERIGIERSRKAVSEADVALVLVDPREGLNEKTRMILDTLPSDLKRIEIHSKSDLHTGAAVAFETGADTVIPLSAKTGAGLDVLRQTLLREVGWQGEGEGLFLARARHLNALKAAQGELELAALCGNGQIELLAEHLRLAQVACGEITGEFTADDLLGVIFSRFCIGK, from the coding sequence ATGTCGGACAATGATTCGACCATTGCGGCGGTGGCGACTGCGCCCGGGCGCGGCGGCGTGGGCGTGGTTCGTGTGTCGGGGAAAAACCTGTTGCCGATGGCGCAGGCTTTGTGCGGGAAAACGCCTCTTCCGCGCGTGGCGACATATGCAGATTTTAAAGATGTGAACGGCGAAGCAATCGACAACGGCCTTTTGCTGTTTTTTGCTGCACCGGCAAGTTTTACGGGTGAAGATGTCATCGAACTTCAGGGACACGGCGGGCCGGTAGTGATGGAGATGCTGCTGAACCGCTGTTTGGAATTGGGCGCGCGCCTTGCCGAACCGGGGGAGTTTACGAAGCGTGCGTTTTTAAACGATAAATTGGATTTGGCGCAGGCGGAGGGCGTGGCGGATTTGATCGATGCGTCGAGCCGGACGGCGGCACGTTTGGCATTGCGTTCGCTCAAGGGTGATTTTTCGCGGCGGATTCACGGTTTGGTCGATGATTTGGTTACGTTGCGCATGCTGGTTGAGGCGACGTTGGATTTTCCCGAGGAAGACATTGATTTTCTCGAAGCGGCGGATGCGCGCGGCAAATTGGAAGGTTTGCGCCGTTCGGTCGATGAGGTGCTGGCAAATGCCCGGCAGGGTGCGATTTTGCGCGAGGGCATGAATGTGGTGCTGGTCGGTGCGCCGAATGTGGGTAAGTCGAGCCTGCTGAATGCTCTGGCGGGTGACGAAGTGGCGATTGTTACCGATATTGCGGGTACGACCCGTGATGCGGTCAGGGAACGTATCCTGATTGACGGTGTGCCGGTGCATATTGTGGATACGGCAGGTTTGCGCGAGACGGATGACGTGGTCGAGCGTATCGGCATCGAACGCAGCCGCAAGGCGGTATCGGAGGCGGATGTCGCGCTGGTGTTGGTCGATCCGCGCGAGGGTTTGAATGAAAAGACGCGGATGATTTTGGATACGTTGCCGTCGGATTTGAAACGCATTGAAATTCACAGCAAGTCGGATTTGCACACGGGTGCGGCGGTTGCTTTTGAAACGGGTGCGGATACAGTGATTCCGTTGTCGGCGAAAACGGGTGCGGGTTTGGATGTGTTGAGGCAGACGCTGTTGCGCGAGGTTGGCTGGCAGGGCGAGGGCGAGGGGCTATTTTTGGCGCGTGCGCGGCATTTGAACGCGCTTAAGGCTGCGCAAGGGGAATTGGAACTGGCGGCTTTGTGCGGCAACGGTCAAATCGAGCTGCTTGCGGAACATTTGCGCTTGGCTCAGGTTGCTTGCGGCGAAATTACGGGGGAATTTACCGCAGATGATTTGCTCGGCGTGATTTTTTCGAGATTCTGTATCGGCAAATAG
- a CDS encoding bifunctional chorismate-binding protein/class IV aminotransferase, whose product MPYFALFDDAVSGRAKLYQNHVESRLFHHNELDSLNDTLHKGWQKGLHAVLFADYEFGLPLMGIASERGGNLALHWFADCADIDAESWLAQHSDDLPAGISTPQSSVSEADYLDHIRQIHEAIRRGDTYQINYTTRLHLQAYGNPVSLYRRLRQPVPYAVLSHLPDAAGKSAWTLCFSPELFLKIGSDGTISTEPMKGTAPILGDGQDERRAAELQSDPKNRAENVMIVDLLRNDLGKIAQTGKVSVPEPFKVSRFGSVWQMTSTIQAQALPHITAADILRAAFPCGSITGAPKRMSMQIIESLEAEPRGLYTGSIGYLKPCAGGLGFEGIFNVVIRTLSLKPVSNSVSDDLDSGLTNQDKATKPQTVQIVRQGEATPYRFKVNPLYQGVYGVGSGIVIDSDPAAEYRECGWKARFLNELRPAFGIFETMRVENRQCRLLDLHLGRLKTSAQALNLPLPDDGETRIRQYIAKLPDGLFRLKAELVSDDLILSHAATAELPAPQRVIPAPQSLPCRNYLRRFKTTRRALFDQAWQTAETQGAFDSLFFNSDGLLLEGGRSNVFVKYQGQWLTPSLDLDILNGVMRQAVLQQPQAYLGADAVIETYITRDILEHAEEIRLSNALRGVFAAALA is encoded by the coding sequence ATGCCCTATTTCGCCCTGTTTGACGATGCCGTGAGCGGCCGCGCAAAACTCTATCAAAATCATGTGGAAAGCCGCCTTTTCCATCATAACGAACTGGATTCGCTAAACGATACGCTGCACAAGGGCTGGCAAAAAGGGCTGCATGCTGTGTTGTTTGCAGACTACGAATTCGGTTTGCCGCTGATGGGGATAGCGTCCGAACGCGGCGGCAATCTTGCCCTGCACTGGTTTGCCGACTGCGCCGACATCGATGCCGAAAGCTGGCTTGCCCAACATTCAGACGACCTCCCCGCGGGTATTTCCACGCCGCAATCCTCCGTATCCGAAGCCGATTACCTCGACCACATCCGCCAAATCCACGAAGCCATCCGGCGCGGCGACACCTATCAAATCAACTACACCACCCGCCTGCACCTGCAAGCCTACGGCAATCCCGTCAGCCTCTACCGCCGCCTGCGCCAACCCGTCCCCTATGCCGTCTTGTCCCACCTGCCCGATGCGGCAGGGAAATCCGCGTGGACGCTGTGTTTCTCGCCCGAACTCTTCCTCAAAATCGGTTCGGACGGCACCATCAGCACCGAACCGATGAAAGGCACCGCGCCGATTTTGGGCGACGGGCAAGACGAACGCCGCGCCGCCGAGTTGCAATCCGACCCGAAAAACCGCGCCGAAAACGTGATGATTGTCGATTTGCTGCGCAACGACCTCGGCAAAATCGCCCAAACCGGCAAAGTGAGCGTGCCCGAACCGTTTAAAGTATCCCGTTTCGGCAGCGTCTGGCAGATGACCAGCACCATCCAAGCCCAAGCCCTGCCGCACATTACCGCCGCCGACATCCTCCGCGCAGCCTTCCCCTGCGGCAGCATCACCGGCGCGCCCAAACGCATGAGTATGCAGATTATCGAATCACTCGAAGCCGAACCGCGCGGCCTGTACACCGGCAGCATCGGCTACCTGAAACCCTGCGCGGGCGGGCTGGGGTTTGAAGGCATATTCAACGTCGTCATCCGCACCCTGTCGCTCAAACCCGTTTCTAACTCAGTTTCAGACGACCTAGATAGTGGATTAACAAATCAGGACAAGGCGACGAAGCCGCAGACAGTACAGATAGTACGGCAAGGCGAGGCAACGCCGTACCGGTTTAAAGTTAATCCACTCTATCAAGGGGTGTACGGTGTCGGTTCCGGCATCGTCATCGACAGCGACCCCGCCGCCGAATATCGGGAATGCGGCTGGAAAGCCCGTTTCCTCAACGAATTGCGCCCCGCCTTCGGCATCTTCGAAACCATGCGCGTGGAAAACAGGCAATGCCGCCTGCTCGACCTGCATTTAGGCCGTCTGAAAACCTCCGCCCAAGCCCTCAACCTGCCCCTGCCCGACGATGGCGAAACCCGAATCCGGCAATACATCGCCAAACTGCCCGACGGCCTCTTCCGCCTGAAAGCCGAACTCGTTTCAGACGACCTCATCCTCAGCCATGCCGCCACCGCCGAGCTGCCCGCCCCGCAGCGCGTCATCCCCGCCCCGCAATCCCTCCCGTGCCGCAACTACCTGCGCCGCTTCAAAACCACCCGCCGCGCCCTCTTCGACCAAGCATGGCAAACCGCCGAAACACAAGGCGCGTTCGACAGCCTGTTTTTCAATTCAGACGGCCTCCTGCTCGAAGGCGGCAGAAGCAACGTGTTCGTCAAATACCAAGGACAATGGCTCACCCCGTCTCTGGATTTGGACATCCTCAACGGCGTCATGCGCCAAGCCGTGTTGCAGCAGCCGCAAGCCTACTTGGGTGCGGACGCAGTCATCGAAACATACATCACCCGCGACATACTGGAACACGCCGAAGAAATCCGCCTCTCCAACGCCTTGCGCGGCGTATTTGCCGCCGCCCTTGCCTGA
- the ppk2 gene encoding polyphosphate kinase 2 yields MTDHQLQPFESVELGEKQDQLQVFEKAVLEHEGKGSAEDSGTAPLPENYPYRKRMRRAVYEAEKAKLQIELLKVQSWVKDSGQRIVSLFEGRDAAGKGGTIKRFMEHLNPRGARVVALEKPTTTERGQWYFQRYVQNLPTAGEMVFFDRSWYNRAGVERVMGFCEPNEYMLFMRQTPELERMLVASGIHLFKFWFSVSREEQLRRFISRRDDPLKHWKLSPVDIQSLDRWDDYTEAKNAMFFHTHTGDAPWVIIRSDDKKRARLNCIRYFLHQLDYPGKDVKAIGKVDDKIVLVPDTRYKEKTIDIGHD; encoded by the coding sequence ATGACAGACCACCAGCTGCAACCGTTTGAAAGTGTGGAATTGGGCGAAAAGCAAGATCAGCTCCAAGTATTTGAAAAAGCTGTTTTGGAACATGAAGGCAAAGGTTCTGCCGAAGATTCCGGTACAGCCCCGCTGCCCGAAAACTACCCCTACCGCAAACGTATGCGCCGTGCCGTATACGAAGCCGAAAAAGCCAAACTGCAAATCGAGCTGCTGAAAGTGCAAAGCTGGGTTAAAGACTCCGGTCAACGCATCGTCAGCCTGTTTGAAGGTCGGGATGCGGCAGGTAAGGGCGGTACCATCAAACGCTTTATGGAACATTTAAATCCGCGTGGCGCGCGCGTGGTTGCTTTGGAGAAACCAACCACTACCGAACGCGGACAATGGTATTTCCAACGCTATGTTCAAAATCTGCCGACTGCAGGTGAAATGGTGTTCTTCGACCGCTCATGGTACAACCGCGCCGGCGTAGAACGCGTGATGGGCTTCTGCGAACCTAACGAATATATGCTCTTTATGCGCCAAACCCCCGAATTGGAGCGTATGCTCGTTGCCAGCGGCATCCATCTGTTTAAATTCTGGTTCTCCGTATCCCGTGAAGAACAACTGCGCCGCTTCATTTCCCGCCGCGACGACCCCCTGAAACACTGGAAACTCTCCCCCGTGGACATCCAGTCGCTCGACCGTTGGGACGACTATACCGAAGCTAAAAACGCCATGTTCTTCCATACCCACACCGGCGACGCGCCTTGGGTCATTATACGTTCCGACGACAAAAAACGCGCCCGTTTGAACTGTATCCGCTACTTCCTGCATCAGCTGGACTATCCGGGCAAAGACGTGAAAGCCATCGGCAAAGTGGACGATAAAATCGTTCTTGTTCCCGATACGCGTTACAAAGAGAAAACCATCGATATCGGTCATGACTGA
- the aldA gene encoding aldehyde dehydrogenase: protein MKQLAMYINGRFENDFNGEWRDVLNPSTEETIAREPKGGKADVDRAVAAARAAQPAWEQLPAVERGAYLHKIAQGIRERADELTDTIVAEGGKTKDLARVEVMFTADYLDYQAEWARRYEGEIIQSDRPRENILLFKRPLGVIAGILPWNFPFFLIARKMGPALVTGNTIVVKPSSVTPINCHIFAEIVDAVGLPAGVFNVVNGPGAEIGNALSAHPQVDMVSLTGSVEAGRQVMEAASANITKVSLELGGKAPAIVLKDADLDLAVKSILASRVGNTGQICNCAERVYVHSSLKDAFIEKMTAAMKGVRYGNPAEAEAGALEMGPLIEERAVKAVAEKVERAVKQGAKLVCGGKRAEGRGYFFEPTLLTDTDNNMDIMKEETFGPVLPVSTFDTLDQVIALANDCEFGLTSSVYTTNLNEAFYVTRRLQFGETYINRENFEAMQGFHAGWKKSGIGGADGKHGLEEYLQTQVVYLETDI, encoded by the coding sequence ATGAAACAATTGGCCATGTACATCAACGGTCGCTTTGAAAACGACTTCAACGGCGAATGGCGCGACGTATTGAACCCGTCCACCGAAGAAACCATCGCCCGCGAACCCAAAGGCGGCAAAGCGGACGTTGACCGTGCCGTAGCGGCGGCGCGTGCGGCGCAACCGGCATGGGAGCAGCTGCCTGCGGTCGAACGCGGCGCGTATTTGCACAAAATCGCCCAAGGCATACGCGAACGCGCCGACGAACTGACCGACACCATCGTTGCCGAAGGCGGCAAAACCAAAGACTTGGCGCGCGTGGAAGTCATGTTCACCGCCGACTATCTCGATTACCAAGCCGAATGGGCGCGCCGTTATGAAGGCGAAATCATCCAAAGCGACCGCCCGCGTGAAAATATTTTATTGTTCAAACGTCCGCTGGGCGTAATCGCCGGCATTTTGCCGTGGAACTTCCCCTTCTTCCTGATTGCCCGCAAAATGGGTCCCGCTTTGGTAACGGGCAACACCATCGTCGTCAAACCCAGCAGCGTGACCCCGATCAACTGCCACATCTTCGCCGAAATCGTCGATGCGGTCGGACTGCCCGCAGGCGTGTTCAACGTGGTGAACGGCCCCGGCGCGGAAATCGGCAATGCCTTGTCCGCCCATCCGCAAGTCGATATGGTCAGCCTGACCGGCTCCGTCGAAGCGGGCCGCCAAGTGATGGAAGCCGCTTCTGCCAACATCACCAAAGTTTCACTGGAACTCGGCGGCAAAGCGCCTGCCATCGTTTTGAAAGATGCGGATTTGGACTTGGCGGTGAAATCCATCTTGGCTTCGCGCGTCGGCAACACCGGTCAAATCTGCAACTGCGCCGAGCGCGTCTATGTCCACAGCAGCCTGAAAGACGCGTTCATTGAAAAAATGACCGCCGCCATGAAAGGCGTGCGCTACGGCAACCCTGCTGAAGCCGAAGCAGGCGCGCTGGAAATGGGGCCGCTGATTGAAGAGCGTGCTGTCAAAGCCGTTGCCGAAAAAGTGGAACGCGCCGTCAAACAAGGTGCGAAATTGGTTTGCGGCGGCAAACGTGCCGAAGGACGCGGCTATTTCTTCGAGCCGACCCTGCTGACCGACACCGACAACAACATGGACATCATGAAGGAAGAAACCTTCGGCCCCGTCCTGCCTGTTTCCACTTTCGACACGCTCGACCAAGTCATCGCCTTGGCAAATGATTGCGAATTCGGTCTGACCAGTTCTGTTTATACGACTAATTTAAACGAAGCCTTCTACGTTACCCGCCGTCTGCAATTCGGCGAAACCTACATCAACCGCGAAAACTTCGAAGCCATGCAGGGCTTCCATGCCGGTTGGAAAAAATCCGGTATCGGCGGCGCGGACGGCAAACACGGTTTGGAAGAATATCTGCAAACCCAAGTCGTTTATCTGGAAACCGACATTTAA